One Micropterus dolomieu isolate WLL.071019.BEF.003 ecotype Adirondacks linkage group LG23, ASM2129224v1, whole genome shotgun sequence DNA window includes the following coding sequences:
- the trim3b gene encoding tripartite motif-containing protein 3b isoform X2, producing MEVLQRDPECSRPEACSVLESVSAAAAGKPLCCPNHEGKVMEFYCESCETAMCLDCTEGEHREHVTVPLPDVVEQHKAALKTQLDAIHSRLPQLTAAIELVSEISRQLNERKTEAVAEITSTFEELERALHQRKTALITDLENICSTKQKVLQAQLSSLLQGKEHIQSSCSFTEQALSHGSATEVLLVQKQMSERVTALARHDFPERPHQNAHLDCQVETEGLRRSIQNLGVLITTAAVAHTSVATGEGLRHAATGQHHTITVTTKDKDGELVRTGNAVLKAEIVSADGSRAAETEIADNKNGTYEVGYTLRSEGEYSFSLLLYGQPIRGSPFRLRAVKPSDVPQSPDDVKRRVKSPSGTGGHIRQKAVRRPSSMYSTTKKKENPIEDELIYRVGTRGREKGEFTNLQGISASCNGRVVVADSNNQCIQVFSNDGQFKMRFGVRGRSPGQLQRPTGVTVDMNGDIVVADYDNRWVSIFSSDGKFKNKIGAGRLMGPKGVAVDKNGHIITVDNKACCVFIFQSNGKLVTKFGGRGTSDRQFAGPHFVAVNNKNEIIVTDFHNHSVKVYSADGEFLFKFGSHGEGNGQFNAPTGVAVDANGNIIVADWGNSRIQVFDSTGSFLSYINTSADPLYGPQGLALTSDGHVAVADSGNHCFKVYRYLQ from the exons ATGGAG gttCTTCAACGAGACCCTGAGTGCTCGCGGCCAGAAGCCTGCAGTGTCCTGGAGTCAGTCAGCGCTGCAGCTGCAGGGAAGCCCCTCTGCTGCCCAAACCATGAGGGAAAG GTGATGGAGTTCTACTGCGAGTCGTGTGAGACAGCCATGTGTCTGGACTGTACAGAGGGCGAGCACCGGGAGCATGTGACTGTTCCTCTGCCGGATGTTGTAGAACAACACAAGGCTGCGCTGAAGACACAGCTGGATGCCATACACAGCAG GCTCCCTCAGCTGACAGCAGCCATCGAGCTGGTGAGTGAGATCTCTCGCCAGCTGAATGAAAGGAAGACTGAGGCGGTCGCAGAGATTACCAGTACATTTGAGGAGCTGGAGCGGGCACTGCATCAGCGCAAGACAGCCCTCATTACAGACCTGGAGAACATCTGCAGCACTAAGCAGAAG GTCCTGCAGGCCCAGCTTTCATCTCTCCTCCAGGGGAAAGAACACATCCAGAGCAGTTGCAGCTTTACGGAGCAGGCTCTCAGCCATGGGAGTGCTACCGAG GTGCTGCTAGTTCAGAAGCAGATGAGTGAGCGGGTAACAGCGCTGGCCAGACATGACTTCCCAGAGAGACCACACCAGAATGCGCACCTGGATTGTCAG GTGGAGACTGAAGGTCTGCGCCGCTCCATCCAGAACCTGGGTGTTCTCATCACCACAGCCGCTGTGGCTCACACCTCCGTCGCCACGGGAGAGGGCCTCCGCCACGCAGCAACTGGGCAGCACCACACAATTACTGTGACAACAAAAGACAAG GATGGAGAGTTGGTCCGGACAGGAAATGCTGTTTTAAAAGCAGAGATAGTGTCTGCGGACGGGAGCCGcgctgcagagacagagatagCGGACAATAAAAATGGGACATATGAGGTGGGCTACACATTACGCTCTGAGGGAGAgtactctttctctctgttgctctACGGCCAGCCGATACGTGGCAGCCCCTTCCGCCTACGGGCGGTCAAGCCCTCAGATGTGCCACAATCTCCAGATGACGTGAAGAGGAGGGTGAAGTCTCCCAGCGGGACAGGGGGCCACATACGGCAGAAGGCGGTACGACGGCCTTCCAGCATGTACAGCACCACCAAGAAAAAGGAGAACCCCATCGAGGATGAGCTCATCTACAGAGTTG gtACCCGGGGCAGAGAAAAGGGGGAGTTCACAAATCTACAGGGAATCTCAGCCTCTTGTAATGGCAGAGTGGTGGTGGCTGACAGCAACAACCAGTGcatacag GTATTCTCCAATGATGGCCAGTTTAAGATGCGCTTTGGGGTCAGAGGTCGGTCTCCGGGGCAGTTACAGAGACCGACAGGTGTCACTGTGGACATGAATGGTGACATTGTGGTGGCCGACTACGACAATCGATGGGTCAGCATCTTCTCATCTGACGGCAAGTTTAAG AATAAGATTGGTGCAGGCCGGCTCATGGGTCCTAAGGGAGTGGCTGTGGATAAGAACGGGCACATCATCACTGTGGACAACAAGGCCTGCTGTGTCTTCATCTTTCAGTCCAATGGGAAGCTGGTGACTAAGTTTGGAGGCAGGGGAACGTCTGACAGACAGTTTGCAG GTCCGCACTTTGTTGCAGTGAACAACAAGAATGAAATTATTGTGACCGATTTTCACAATCACTCTGTGAAG GTGTACAGTGCAGATGGCGAGTTCTTGTTCAAGTTTGGCTCTCATGGTGAAGGCAATGGCCAGTTTAATGCTCCTACTGGTGTGGCTGTGGATGCCAATGGAAACATCATTGTAGCTGACTGGGGTAACAGCAGaatacag GTGTTTGACAGCACAGGCTCCTTTTTATCTTACATTAACACATCAGCAGACCCGCTGTACGGCCCCCAGGGCCTCGCCCTCACTTCAGATGGACATGTGGCTGTTGCAGACTCTGGCAACCACTGCTTTAAGGTTTACAGATATCTGCAGTAG
- the trim3b gene encoding tripartite motif-containing protein 3b isoform X1 has protein sequence MSSAMAKREAGSTSPVVRQIDKQFLVCSICLDHYSNPKVLPCLHTFCESCLQNYIPPESLTLSCPVCRQTSILPEKGVCALQNNFFITNLMEVLQRDPECSRPEACSVLESVSAAAAGKPLCCPNHEGKVMEFYCESCETAMCLDCTEGEHREHVTVPLPDVVEQHKAALKTQLDAIHSRLPQLTAAIELVSEISRQLNERKTEAVAEITSTFEELERALHQRKTALITDLENICSTKQKVLQAQLSSLLQGKEHIQSSCSFTEQALSHGSATEVLLVQKQMSERVTALARHDFPERPHQNAHLDCQVETEGLRRSIQNLGVLITTAAVAHTSVATGEGLRHAATGQHHTITVTTKDKDGELVRTGNAVLKAEIVSADGSRAAETEIADNKNGTYEVGYTLRSEGEYSFSLLLYGQPIRGSPFRLRAVKPSDVPQSPDDVKRRVKSPSGTGGHIRQKAVRRPSSMYSTTKKKENPIEDELIYRVGTRGREKGEFTNLQGISASCNGRVVVADSNNQCIQVFSNDGQFKMRFGVRGRSPGQLQRPTGVTVDMNGDIVVADYDNRWVSIFSSDGKFKNKIGAGRLMGPKGVAVDKNGHIITVDNKACCVFIFQSNGKLVTKFGGRGTSDRQFAGPHFVAVNNKNEIIVTDFHNHSVKVYSADGEFLFKFGSHGEGNGQFNAPTGVAVDANGNIIVADWGNSRIQVFDSTGSFLSYINTSADPLYGPQGLALTSDGHVAVADSGNHCFKVYRYLQ, from the exons atgtcctctgccATGGCAAAGCGCGAGGCTGGAAGCACCAGCCCTGTGGTGCGTCAGATAGACAAGCAATTTCTGGTCTGCAGCATCTGTCTGGATCACTACAGCAACCCCAAGGTCCTGCCCTGTCTTCACACCTTCTGTGAAAG TTGTCTCCAGAACTACATTCCCCCAGAGTCTCTGACCCTGTCGTGTCCAGTGTGTCGGCAGACATCTATCCTGCCAGAGAAAGGAGTTTGTGCTCTACAGAACAACTTCTTCATCACTAATCTCATGGAG gttCTTCAACGAGACCCTGAGTGCTCGCGGCCAGAAGCCTGCAGTGTCCTGGAGTCAGTCAGCGCTGCAGCTGCAGGGAAGCCCCTCTGCTGCCCAAACCATGAGGGAAAG GTGATGGAGTTCTACTGCGAGTCGTGTGAGACAGCCATGTGTCTGGACTGTACAGAGGGCGAGCACCGGGAGCATGTGACTGTTCCTCTGCCGGATGTTGTAGAACAACACAAGGCTGCGCTGAAGACACAGCTGGATGCCATACACAGCAG GCTCCCTCAGCTGACAGCAGCCATCGAGCTGGTGAGTGAGATCTCTCGCCAGCTGAATGAAAGGAAGACTGAGGCGGTCGCAGAGATTACCAGTACATTTGAGGAGCTGGAGCGGGCACTGCATCAGCGCAAGACAGCCCTCATTACAGACCTGGAGAACATCTGCAGCACTAAGCAGAAG GTCCTGCAGGCCCAGCTTTCATCTCTCCTCCAGGGGAAAGAACACATCCAGAGCAGTTGCAGCTTTACGGAGCAGGCTCTCAGCCATGGGAGTGCTACCGAG GTGCTGCTAGTTCAGAAGCAGATGAGTGAGCGGGTAACAGCGCTGGCCAGACATGACTTCCCAGAGAGACCACACCAGAATGCGCACCTGGATTGTCAG GTGGAGACTGAAGGTCTGCGCCGCTCCATCCAGAACCTGGGTGTTCTCATCACCACAGCCGCTGTGGCTCACACCTCCGTCGCCACGGGAGAGGGCCTCCGCCACGCAGCAACTGGGCAGCACCACACAATTACTGTGACAACAAAAGACAAG GATGGAGAGTTGGTCCGGACAGGAAATGCTGTTTTAAAAGCAGAGATAGTGTCTGCGGACGGGAGCCGcgctgcagagacagagatagCGGACAATAAAAATGGGACATATGAGGTGGGCTACACATTACGCTCTGAGGGAGAgtactctttctctctgttgctctACGGCCAGCCGATACGTGGCAGCCCCTTCCGCCTACGGGCGGTCAAGCCCTCAGATGTGCCACAATCTCCAGATGACGTGAAGAGGAGGGTGAAGTCTCCCAGCGGGACAGGGGGCCACATACGGCAGAAGGCGGTACGACGGCCTTCCAGCATGTACAGCACCACCAAGAAAAAGGAGAACCCCATCGAGGATGAGCTCATCTACAGAGTTG gtACCCGGGGCAGAGAAAAGGGGGAGTTCACAAATCTACAGGGAATCTCAGCCTCTTGTAATGGCAGAGTGGTGGTGGCTGACAGCAACAACCAGTGcatacag GTATTCTCCAATGATGGCCAGTTTAAGATGCGCTTTGGGGTCAGAGGTCGGTCTCCGGGGCAGTTACAGAGACCGACAGGTGTCACTGTGGACATGAATGGTGACATTGTGGTGGCCGACTACGACAATCGATGGGTCAGCATCTTCTCATCTGACGGCAAGTTTAAG AATAAGATTGGTGCAGGCCGGCTCATGGGTCCTAAGGGAGTGGCTGTGGATAAGAACGGGCACATCATCACTGTGGACAACAAGGCCTGCTGTGTCTTCATCTTTCAGTCCAATGGGAAGCTGGTGACTAAGTTTGGAGGCAGGGGAACGTCTGACAGACAGTTTGCAG GTCCGCACTTTGTTGCAGTGAACAACAAGAATGAAATTATTGTGACCGATTTTCACAATCACTCTGTGAAG GTGTACAGTGCAGATGGCGAGTTCTTGTTCAAGTTTGGCTCTCATGGTGAAGGCAATGGCCAGTTTAATGCTCCTACTGGTGTGGCTGTGGATGCCAATGGAAACATCATTGTAGCTGACTGGGGTAACAGCAGaatacag GTGTTTGACAGCACAGGCTCCTTTTTATCTTACATTAACACATCAGCAGACCCGCTGTACGGCCCCCAGGGCCTCGCCCTCACTTCAGATGGACATGTGGCTGTTGCAGACTCTGGCAACCACTGCTTTAAGGTTTACAGATATCTGCAGTAG
- the trim3b gene encoding tripartite motif-containing protein 3b isoform X3 — protein sequence MSSAMAKREAGSTSPVVRQIDKQFLVCSICLDHYSNPKVLPCLHTFCESCLQNYIPPESLTLSCPVCRQTSILPEKGVCALQNNFFITNLMEVLQRDPECSRPEACSVLESVSAAAAGKPLCCPNHEGKVMEFYCESCETAMCLDCTEGEHREHVTVPLPDVVEQHKAALKTQLDAIHSRLPQLTAAIELVSEISRQLNERKTEAVAEITSTFEELERALHQRKTALITDLENICSTKQKVLQAQLSSLLQGKEHIQSSCSFTEQALSHGSATEVLLVQKQMSERVTALARHDFPERPHQNAHLDCQVETEGLRRSIQNLGVLITTAAVAHTSVATGEGLRHAATGQHHTITVTTKDKDGELVRTGNAVLKAEIVSADGSRAAETEIADNKNGTYEVGYTLRSEGEYSFSLLLYGQPIRGSPFRLRAVKPSDVPQSPDDVKRRVKSPSGTGGHIRQKAVRRPSSMYSTTKKKENPIEDELIYRVGTRGREKGEFTNLQGISASCNGRVVVADSNNQCIQVFSNDGQFKMRFGVRGRSPGQLQRPTGVTVDMNGDIVVADYDNRWVSIFSSDGKFKNKIGAGRLMGPKGVAVDKNGHIITVDNKACCVFIFQSNGKLVTKFGGRGTSDRQFAEKLGPNLNKSGSIFSKY from the exons atgtcctctgccATGGCAAAGCGCGAGGCTGGAAGCACCAGCCCTGTGGTGCGTCAGATAGACAAGCAATTTCTGGTCTGCAGCATCTGTCTGGATCACTACAGCAACCCCAAGGTCCTGCCCTGTCTTCACACCTTCTGTGAAAG TTGTCTCCAGAACTACATTCCCCCAGAGTCTCTGACCCTGTCGTGTCCAGTGTGTCGGCAGACATCTATCCTGCCAGAGAAAGGAGTTTGTGCTCTACAGAACAACTTCTTCATCACTAATCTCATGGAG gttCTTCAACGAGACCCTGAGTGCTCGCGGCCAGAAGCCTGCAGTGTCCTGGAGTCAGTCAGCGCTGCAGCTGCAGGGAAGCCCCTCTGCTGCCCAAACCATGAGGGAAAG GTGATGGAGTTCTACTGCGAGTCGTGTGAGACAGCCATGTGTCTGGACTGTACAGAGGGCGAGCACCGGGAGCATGTGACTGTTCCTCTGCCGGATGTTGTAGAACAACACAAGGCTGCGCTGAAGACACAGCTGGATGCCATACACAGCAG GCTCCCTCAGCTGACAGCAGCCATCGAGCTGGTGAGTGAGATCTCTCGCCAGCTGAATGAAAGGAAGACTGAGGCGGTCGCAGAGATTACCAGTACATTTGAGGAGCTGGAGCGGGCACTGCATCAGCGCAAGACAGCCCTCATTACAGACCTGGAGAACATCTGCAGCACTAAGCAGAAG GTCCTGCAGGCCCAGCTTTCATCTCTCCTCCAGGGGAAAGAACACATCCAGAGCAGTTGCAGCTTTACGGAGCAGGCTCTCAGCCATGGGAGTGCTACCGAG GTGCTGCTAGTTCAGAAGCAGATGAGTGAGCGGGTAACAGCGCTGGCCAGACATGACTTCCCAGAGAGACCACACCAGAATGCGCACCTGGATTGTCAG GTGGAGACTGAAGGTCTGCGCCGCTCCATCCAGAACCTGGGTGTTCTCATCACCACAGCCGCTGTGGCTCACACCTCCGTCGCCACGGGAGAGGGCCTCCGCCACGCAGCAACTGGGCAGCACCACACAATTACTGTGACAACAAAAGACAAG GATGGAGAGTTGGTCCGGACAGGAAATGCTGTTTTAAAAGCAGAGATAGTGTCTGCGGACGGGAGCCGcgctgcagagacagagatagCGGACAATAAAAATGGGACATATGAGGTGGGCTACACATTACGCTCTGAGGGAGAgtactctttctctctgttgctctACGGCCAGCCGATACGTGGCAGCCCCTTCCGCCTACGGGCGGTCAAGCCCTCAGATGTGCCACAATCTCCAGATGACGTGAAGAGGAGGGTGAAGTCTCCCAGCGGGACAGGGGGCCACATACGGCAGAAGGCGGTACGACGGCCTTCCAGCATGTACAGCACCACCAAGAAAAAGGAGAACCCCATCGAGGATGAGCTCATCTACAGAGTTG gtACCCGGGGCAGAGAAAAGGGGGAGTTCACAAATCTACAGGGAATCTCAGCCTCTTGTAATGGCAGAGTGGTGGTGGCTGACAGCAACAACCAGTGcatacag GTATTCTCCAATGATGGCCAGTTTAAGATGCGCTTTGGGGTCAGAGGTCGGTCTCCGGGGCAGTTACAGAGACCGACAGGTGTCACTGTGGACATGAATGGTGACATTGTGGTGGCCGACTACGACAATCGATGGGTCAGCATCTTCTCATCTGACGGCAAGTTTAAG AATAAGATTGGTGCAGGCCGGCTCATGGGTCCTAAGGGAGTGGCTGTGGATAAGAACGGGCACATCATCACTGTGGACAACAAGGCCTGCTGTGTCTTCATCTTTCAGTCCAATGGGAAGCTGGTGACTAAGTTTGGAGGCAGGGGAACGTCTGACAGACAGTTTGCAG AAAAACTTGGCCCAAACTTAAATAAATCTGGCTCAATTTTCAGTAAGTACTAA